In Deltaproteobacteria bacterium, the sequence ACGGACAGGGGGCCGACCATGTACATGGCGAGTCCGCCGACCAGGTTGTCGCTGTACGTGCTCATGCGCACGTCGTCGGGGATGATCATCACCGCGAAGAACGAGACCAGCCCCGTCGTGAGCATCGTGAAGACAAAGATGATCAAACCCGCCTTGATGAGGTTCGGCACCTTGGGATGGGCGATCTCGCGGTTCACCTGCGCGAGCGACTCCTCGCCGCTCATGGCGAGAATCGAGTGGCCGAAGGCGATGAGGATGCCGAGCGCGCCGAGCCGCTTCTCCCATCCCGTCCCGCCGAGCCAGCCGAGCGCCTCGTCGCTCAGGTGAAGCTCGAACGGCGGCAGCGTCGCCCCGCGCTGCCAGAGCGTCACGCCGCACCAGGCGATCATGACGACGACCATCACGGTGGTGACGCCCATGATCTTCATCGCTTTGTCGCTCGACTCCTCGATGCCGAGGATGTTCTGGTGCCAGAAGTAGAGCGTGATCGCGATGGCTATGGCGGCCGAGCCGGCGGCGGTCGGAATCGCGACCGGCAGATGGAGCAGGTGGAGCAGCTCGTTGCCGAGCCCGACGATGTACTGGCCCGCCGACACGCCGCTGATCGGGCCGGTCAGCACATAGTCGAACATGAGGGCCGAAACCGAGAGCTTGGCGAGCGTCCCGCCCATCGCCTCCTTGACGACCCGGTAGACGCCGCCGCGCACGAACATGGCGCACGATTCGATGTAGATGCCGCGCACGGCATATGCGAACAGCATGACCGCGCCGATGTACCAGGGCGCGGCCTTGCCGATCGCCTGCTCGACGATGCCGCCGATGTAGTACACCGTCGACGCCATGTCGCAGAGCACGATCGCGGCGGCGCGCCAGAAGGAGATGAAGACCAGCATCGCCGTCGTGACGACGATGATCTGCGCTCGCGGCGTGGCGGCCGGGGCCGCGGCGGGCGATGGCTCGGGAGCAGCCACGGGAAATCAGGCGGCGTGCAGGCTGCGCTGGGCGCGCTCCTCGTGCTCGCGCAGCACGGCGAGCAGCTCGCCGGCCGACGGCGCTGCGAGGAGCCGCGCGCGACAGCGCGCGTCGCTGAGCAGCCGGGCCGCCTTCGCGAGCAGCCGGAGGAGGCCGGCCGGCTGCTCGGCGGAGACGACGAGGAGCAGGAAAAGCTGCGTCGGCCGCCCGTCCACCGCGCCGCAGGCGATGGCGGAGGTGGTCCGTGCGAGCGCGGCGAGCGGGGCCGACAGCCCGGCGAGCCGCACGTGTGGGATGGCGATGCCGTTCTCCAACGCGGTCGTCGACTGCCGCTCGCGCTCGTGGAGCGCGCTGGCCAGACGGTGGGCATCCACGTGCGGATGAGCCCGCCCGACGTGGGCGGCGAGCGTGTCGAGCACCTCCGCCTTTGCCCGAGCGGGGAGCGCGGGAAGAACGAGATCAGGGGTCAGCAGGATCGAGATCGTCATCATCCTCCTCGGGACGGTCGGCCGCGGCGGCAAGGGGCGGCTCGCCGGGCGGACGAGCTTCAGCGGGCGCCGGCCGCCGCGCGCAGGGGCCGGGGGCTCCTTCGCGACTCGACCCAGCCGCCGGACGGCATCCACGTACCCGCCCACGAGCGCGAGCCACGCCAGGCATCCGGCGACGTCGCCGCTCTGCATCTGGAGCGGCAGCTTGCACCGCGCATGCCGCCAGGGACGGGCCGTACACGTTGCACTAATGGGCTCCGCGGGCAGGGTCGATGCTGCAGGCTGCAACGCAATCCTGCATCTTGCACGCCCGGCCGGTCCGCCGGGCGGCGAGGTGTGTGTCGTGACCGGCGGCTCGTACCAGCCGGGCTACACGATCACCCGCAAGCGAGTCACGCCGCCGGCTTCGTCTCCCGCGCGCTCGGGCGCCCGAGCATGCGGGCCGCCCAGGCCGCCACCGCGGGCGGCGGCGTGATCTCCATCAGCGGGAAGAACTCGACGAAGGGCGCGTAGCAGACCTCGACCAGCGAGTAGCGGCCGCCCACCATCCACTCCCTGCCCGCGAGCTGCTGCTCCACGATCGCGAGATGCTTCTCGATCTCCTTCTTCGCCTGCGCCATGGCCGCCTCGTCCCAGCGCTCCCGGGGCAGGAAGCGCTTCGGGAAGATGATGATGCCGGTCTGGCGCGCCAGCTGGATGTCGCAGAGCTTCATGTGCATGGCGACGAGCGCGCAGCCGCGCGCGTCGGCGGGCACGAGCGGGGGGGTGGGGTGCGTCGCCTCGAGGTACTCGAGGATCGCCGTCGACTCGTAGAGGACGAAGCCGTCGTCCTCGAGCGTCGGTACGCGGCCGTAGGGGTTCTTCCGGAGGTAGTCCGGGCCGCGGTGCGCGCCCTTCGCCATGTCGAGCTCGACGAGCTCGACCTCGATCCCCTTCTCCAGGCAGGCGATGCGCACGCGGCGCGAGTAGGTCGAGAGGGGGTGGTAGTGGAGCTTCAGCATGTGAGGATCACCTTTCCGACGTTTCGGCGCTCCTGGATGAAGCGGTGCGCGGCGGCCGCTTCCACGAGCGGGAACGTCTTCCCGACCACCGGCTGGATGCGCCCCGCCTCGTAGTCGGCGAGGAGCGAGAGCATCTCGCCGCGCAGTAGCTCGACCCGGTCCCAGAGGTGGCCGAGGTTCACGCCGATCACCGCCTTGTTGTCGTTCATGAGGCGGATCGGGTGGAACCAGGGCAGCGTGGCGAGGCGCTTCAGGGCTGCGAGCCGGCTCGGTCCCATGCCCGTCGCCGCGCCCGAGAGCCCGAAGCACACGAGCCGGCCGAGCGGGGCGAGCGAGCGGTAGCTCTGGCGGAAGGCGCCGGTCGCATCCAGCACGATGTCGACGCCGCGGCCACCCGTCACCCGCCGCACCTCGGCCGCGAAGTCCTGCGTGCGGTAGTCGATCGCGTGCGCGACGCCCGCCTCGCGGAGCTGGGCGTGCTTCGCCGCCGAGGCGGTGCCGATCACCTCGGCGCCCGCGATCCGGCAGAGCTGGATCGCCGCCATGCCGACGCCGCCCGCCGCGGCGTGTACGAGCACGCGCTCGCCGCGCTTCACGTTGCCGAAGTGGCGCAGCATTAGGACGGCTGTGAGGTAGTTGACCGGGATCGCCGCGCCCTCCTCGAAGCTCATCCGCGCCGGCATCGGGAAGAGCTGCGCCGCGGGCACCGCGACCGCCTCGGCGTAGCCGCCGAAGCGGGTGAGCGCGATGACGCGCTGGCCCGTGGCGAGGGCGCCGTCGGCGCCGGGACCGAGGCGCTCGACCGTGCCCGCCACCTCGTAGCCCACCACGCACGGGCGGGGCGGCGCATCGGGGTAGAGACCGAGGCGCGCCATCACGTCGGCGAAGTTGACGCCGCTCGCGCGCACCCGGACGAGCGCCTGGCCGGGCCCGGCGACCGGGTCCGGGCCGTCGCGGACCTCGAGCACCTCGGGCGGCCCGGTACGCGTGATCCAGACCGCGCGCATGCGGGCCGGGGAGTAGCGCGGGCCGCGCCCGGGCGTCAAACCCCCCGGGCGCAACCCCCGGGGCGTAGACGGCATCAGGCCCACCCTCGGGCGAGAGGGCGGCAGCCCGCGGGTCTGATACTCCTCCAGCCCGTCGCGTTCGCGGCGAGCCGGGTGGTCGCCCGCGCCACGAGCCCGCGCACCCTGTTGCGCGCGCGGCGCGGACCGTGCTTCTCTCGGCGCGTGAATCACGCGCTCATCCTGGAAGCGCTGGCCGCCGCCTACCCGGACCGCGAGTGCATCGTCACCCCCACGCGCCGGCTCACCTACGCGCAGGTCGCCGATCGTATGCGCCGCCTCGCGAGCGTGCTCC encodes:
- a CDS encoding APC family permease — translated: MLVFISFWRAAAIVLCDMASTVYYIGGIVEQAIGKAAPWYIGAVMLFAYAVRGIYIESCAMFVRGGVYRVVKEAMGGTLAKLSVSALMFDYVLTGPISGVSAGQYIVGLGNELLHLLHLPVAIPTAAGSAAIAIAITLYFWHQNILGIEESSDKAMKIMGVTTVMVVVMIAWCGVTLWQRGATLPPFELHLSDEALGWLGGTGWEKRLGALGILIAFGHSILAMSGEESLAQVNREIAHPKVPNLIKAGLIIFVFTMLTTGLVSFFAVMIIPDDVRMSTYSDNLVGGLAMYMVGPLSV
- a CDS encoding glutathione S-transferase family protein yields the protein MLKLHYHPLSTYSRRVRIACLEKGIEVELVELDMAKGAHRGPDYLRKNPYGRVPTLEDDGFVLYESTAILEYLEATHPTPPLVPADARGCALVAMHMKLCDIQLARQTGIIIFPKRFLPRERWDEAAMAQAKKEIEKHLAIVEQQLAGREWMVGGRYSLVEVCYAPFVEFFPLMEITPPPAVAAWAARMLGRPSARETKPAA
- a CDS encoding zinc-binding dehydrogenase; the protein is MRAVWITRTGPPEVLEVRDGPDPVAGPGQALVRVRASGVNFADVMARLGLYPDAPPRPCVVGYEVAGTVERLGPGADGALATGQRVIALTRFGGYAEAVAVPAAQLFPMPARMSFEEGAAIPVNYLTAVLMLRHFGNVKRGERVLVHAAAGGVGMAAIQLCRIAGAEVIGTASAAKHAQLREAGVAHAIDYRTQDFAAEVRRVTGGRGVDIVLDATGAFRQSYRSLAPLGRLVCFGLSGAATGMGPSRLAALKRLATLPWFHPIRLMNDNKAVIGVNLGHLWDRVELLRGEMLSLLADYEAGRIQPVVGKTFPLVEAAAAHRFIQERRNVGKVILTC
- a CDS encoding PTS sugar transporter subunit IIA, giving the protein MQSGDVAGCLAWLALVGGYVDAVRRLGRVAKEPPAPARGGRRPLKLVRPASRPLPPRPTVPRRMMTISILLTPDLVLPALPARAKAEVLDTLAAHVGRAHPHVDAHRLASALHERERQSTTALENGIAIPHVRLAGLSAPLAALARTTSAIACGAVDGRPTQLFLLLVVSAEQPAGLLRLLAKAARLLSDARCRARLLAAPSAGELLAVLREHEERAQRSLHAA